The following nucleotide sequence is from Perca flavescens isolate YP-PL-M2 chromosome 20, PFLA_1.0, whole genome shotgun sequence.
AGATAATGCACAGAGGCAGGACATATAATATGACTGAACAGTAGAATTTATTATTAAAGCAGAGAGTAactgtaaatgttttatttattttatacaatagCTATTGTATGAGGTAGAACAATTAATTGATAAATTTAATCCACAGAAATAATTGGCAACAGTttcaacccttgtgttgtcaaaaaaaaaaaagggttaatacagcaccttagtgctgtttgtacagcattttggtcatcttaaactgtgtttaaatgtgctataaaaataaactttacttactttacaagaaaccgggtttagagagcaattctcaacaaagtaaaccGAAGTACATaatccttgtgttgtccttcgggtcccactgacacaagggttaataataAACTAATTGATTAAGCAGTTTAAAGCAAAAATACCCCAACTTCCTTGGTTCTATGTTTCCAATGTTAGTATTTGATGGCTTTCATAGTAATCTATAATAGTAAACGTAATATCTTTGGGCATTTTGTACATTTGCAGCCTCTAAAGCCTTTGTCATACAGTTTCTCTTTGCAGTTCTGACAACATACTGGTTATGAAGCAAATATGTATATCAAGATGTATAATATAATTGACCCACAAATATATCAACCTCATAAAACCTGCAGTGATTTTTGCACACATCTGCACAAATGTAGATCAATCAAGAGCCAGAAATTAAATATTTCACTTTCTAATACTTAGAATACTTCTTATAGGAAGAGGAACTATAATAAtggtaggtttttttttttttccattttttctgGTAAAATAACACAATGACCCTGTCGTCCTGCTTGTTTAAAAGGAACTCCATAAGTCTGTGCAAGTGATGGAGAGTAACGCTTTGTGTTCGTTACTGGTGCTGATGTTCACGGTGCCGAGAGAGAAGACCGCTGTGCTCTGCTCACTGGAGTACACGGACCACACCAGATGTCTTCCCACACGAGTCCACTTTGAATGTGAAGGTAGGGAGAGATAGatataatacaatatatatatatgcctgtTCACTGTAGACACAATGAATGCTTCATGTGAGCCTACCACTGGTTGCTGGCATTCTTTTTAACATCACACTAGAGCTCACacaattagtcaattagtccattaatatttgaaaaaaaaaaaaaaacaatcagcaTTTAAGAGAGTAAGAGGATGAATTAAAGAAACCTATTTAGTTTAATAAGGTAGTTCAcaataataaaatgataaattgaTTTGCTGAGCCGGACGGAAGGCATgtataaaatacattaaaatgtgtCGGTACAGGAATAATCAAACTACATATTCAAAAGGTAGATACTTCTAACAAATGTGCTCGTCCGTTTTATGAACTTACATTTCCTTGTTATATTtgcgttttgtttgtttttctgcagACAAGGGGCTTCCTGATTCTCCAGAGTGGAAGAAAAACAGCAGCCTTCTCATGGAGACTCCTGTGCATAAAGCTTTGATAACAATGAAGAAGATGGGGGATATTGTGTAATTTATTTccaaaatatataattaaacttttctacatttttattaaacaaagtATGTACATTCTCATTGTTTATAATAAAACGCTGCTACAGTAgttataccttttttttctcttcttgaTGTTGCAAATGTAGAGGTATGAAACTGTAAATAGACTCAAATTCTGAGTTCCTCTACGGAGGTTTCACATGTATTTCCATGTTGCCTTTGTCCTTGAGCATTTCTATAAACGCCGCCACCCTCTTGTGTAAAGTTTCCTTCTGAAACTGTCTCAGCCTCTCCATTTCCTCTTGGGCTTTCTGCTGTTGCCTGGCCAGCTCCTTTTCGGATATTGAGTCAATAGTTGCGATGTTTTTCATCTGCATGAGAGACACGCTGCTCTGGATGTATCCCCTGCGTCTCACTGGGCTCGTGGGTTTGACTGACTGAGGCGGCACTGATGTCGAGCGACTCTGCTCCTCCGGTTCACGTCCTTTGTTGGGATACTGGGATGTGCTGGAGTACGATCGTCTGCCATCAGATGTTTGAAATTTGTGTTCTTCGATTTCTTTCATAGCGATGCTGACTGTCGCTTTAGGCTCAACCACTTTTACCATCACTACCCTTCTCTGTTTATTTATCAGCAACTCTCTTCTTTGTTGAAGCAACTTGCGAGTGTACCGGTACTGTTTGTCCAACATGTTCAGTTTATGCTGGAGATCCCTGTCCTCCTTTTGGTTCAACACTTTGAGATCTCTCTGCAGCACACTAGCTCTTCTGAAGCTTTGATCCATTATATACAAGAGGGCTAGAGAGAgaaatagtgtttttttaaccagtgaTTTCCCTAATTCACTTATTCTGTTAAAATCAAGGATGTTTTCTTACCTGATTTCTGTTCCGCAGAGTGCTGTGTTGTAAAGGTGTGTTTGCTGCTATGGCTGTCTCAGCGTATGTAatataatagcctattatattTGAAGTAAAGTGAATGGGATAGTTGGACGTGTACAGTCACATTGTTTAAAGAGATTACATTTCAAGATGTCCCTTACGAGTGCAGTCACGAGGCTTCCTGCACAAGAACAATGACTCCCTTTGTGCAAGGTACTTCGGGATCATGTTTTGTCTAATTTTATGCAGCTAGTACTTTGGGGAATAATGCTAGGACTTTCTCACATGATTTTTCACTGAAGTTATATTTTAGATGGTGCTGGAATATTTTTAATCATATTTCAAGGATTTTGGCAATACTGAGGTCACAAAATGTTAACTTAGACACAAAATCTTCAAATTTACAATgtttttcttgttatttttaattaattgaactgttCAGTTGTACTTGTTTAATTTGATCTTCCTACATGGTGTCTATTCTCTGCTGAAAGAACAATTCACAATTGATTACTTGTtcatctgcaactattttgataactaATCATTCAAGCTGTTTTTGAACAACCAAAAAagtctggttccagcttcttaaatgtgaatctccttgttttctttgtcttctgtgATAATAATGAAACTCTTTTGGACTGCTGGTTGAACAAAATTAGATATTTGAAGAAGTTGATGTGAGCTCTGGGAACTAATAGGCATTTTGTACTGTTAGCTGATGTTGAATGGAATCAAAggataaatggaaaaaaaatataaaaaaatgaaagatataacatgttatatctttcatttttgatattttttttaatatagtgGCAGCTGGTGataattatttttgggggggcacTTATTTTTGGTGGTGGGTGGgggcaaataaatacaaagcagtactttgaaactgggcaaaacaaccaacacaactttatttaaacaactatgtatttaaaaagagcTTTCAAGATTCAAGTTACAAACATAAGATAGTGACTCACTGAGTTTTTTTAACTCACAACAGAGTAACTTGACTCAACTGTAGGGTTATTTTTGTTCCTGTCTTCATTTAACTCGTAGCTTGGGTATGAAACAAATTGCACCCACGACCAGTACTACTTTAaaatagagatggcccgattccacttttttgcttcccgataccgattccgatacctgaacttgcgtatcggccgataccaagtaccgatccgataccagagtgtcatatatttcattatgttttaacagctgtatactactatccctgtatggatgtgatttctatctttgttgtcggtctggctcaggttaaactctttgtgaaacatgaacaaacacaaacaatgaatgccacagaactttcttttattctccagtttgacagtcagttataacggaaaaagaacataaataaactactttaatgtagattttctttagggctttattacgtggtatcggatcggtgcataaactccagtacttcccgataccgataccagcgtttttaggcagtatcggagccgataccggtactggtatcggaacatctctactttaaaacttgagattatgcaaaataatcttttaccaGAAGTCTAGCATGGCTAAACTAAATGATTCAGTATGGTAATCAAAATCAGTTTGGTAGATAGGCCAATTAGGTTCAAACCCAATGTACTCAAACCACAACTTAAATATCAAAAAcctgacaaagaaaataaaaatttaaaaccaaattaaccaaaaactgAGATCTCTTATTTCATAGAGATAACCAGGGGAATACTAAATCAGTCTGTTTTCAACCCTATTTCATTAGTTTGAGTGCACTCAAGTTCCTACCACCACCCTTAGCAGGTAAAACTGTCCATCCTGGCTCCTCAGAGAATAGAGTAGGGAAACGACGTGAAAATCCTGTGAGTAGTGGAGATGATGATGTCGAAGGTCTAGTGAGCGGTAAGAAgatggtggtgatgaagatgaaaCCCAGGATGCAGTATGACGGCGGTGACTTGAGCAGCACAGTTCTGTCTCACCAAAAAAACAGCCTGCACAAAACGTTAAGAATAATCACTCAGTTGTCCATCGTAACAGTTCACTTGTGTTTCTCCTCAAGATACAACATATTCTTACAtactacacattttaaccacattTCACTTAAACATTTTAGCTTAAACTCAATGTTATTTGTCCATCTTAATTGACTAGCTTATAGAAAACATAGCAGTCACAACTAAAGGACGGAAAACACACGTGTCTAGCTGAATTAACCAACAGCTAACTTAAAATTTACAACAACAATTTCAATATTAACCATACCCTTTTATCAGGTTCATCAGGTTAGTAGCTAATTTCGACTGtctttaaaacacaaatcaagCAACAATTCTCAAGGTTATCAACACCGATACTAGTAAtttgctgttagctagctagcagctaagatgACTCACCGGAATATTCAATTCACACGCCGTTTGGACGGGGTCGGCAGCTCCACGACGTTGTATAACTTCTCTTTCACGAATCTCTCCTTGTTTATTGTTGCTAGTTTCCTACTTTAATCAAAGTGGTAAGACAATTTCAGCAACACAAGAGGTACCTGCTGGCGCTACTATTGTGTCCACCTTCTCTCTCCAGTAGCGGCCGGGGGAAGAGTTGAATGACAGGTGTtgagaaccaatcagattggataAAATAACATGTCTCCAATTCTGATTCGCCAGGGACGCAGCGAGGTGCGTCCGGAGTAGAATTTCTAAGAAACCAATTAGAGACCAGCTTCAGGTCACATGCTGGCCGaaagtttaaaggtccaatatgtaatatttgtactgtaataaatccaaaaatgacaccaatgcctcatcagatattaaggaaacatgttaaactgaaatactatcttttctgacaactaatgtcagtatttttttttaaatttacattccgtgacggaatttatgtttatgttttgatctgtgtgttgttatcaacggcccagtttgagaggcaggccgggttgccagatatacctgtaaaaacgtaaacccagcacgctacagctgtaacggtagtacagccataaaagcagcaaacaaacgaacaggatcaacggagatagatttctacatgacataaaaaaagaaaaccacatgtttctaacagttgtgtgaccagagacgtaacaaccccctggtaaatattggagatgtatttgaaagatggagacagcttagatcccaaaaggatgcagagttggcttattttctcctgaacaggtaagcattagcttcaggctaatttatcacagctactagggatgggcattttttgtcatttcaacatttgtgtactcacattgaattatatagctagagtacccgagttggttactcgcaaaaacaattgggacaaccagtaaagtgatcccgactggtcctggctaacgccgccatgctaaccctgctaactgttaacgttaccgggaggaccaggcaagcaaccCATGGCGGTTTACAgtgtgtagcctcttcagcagctggagccgacaacggtgagttattttaagccacgagaggggggctgtaaatcggaaagagaggactgtgagtttgcagtgcgTTTAGcgattctaagccaatgaagtgtgttccgtcggcaaggtagtggtatttttagcgtttcgtattgtaattctaagccgaggaagtgtgcctgactggcgtgtggagaggacagtgaggttgttgtgtttttagcggttcatactgtcattttaagccaaaaaagtgtgtctgtcagttggttacagagctccgcgtgagcacgggcttttatgactgtcaatttagccagcatctaacgttagctactccgctgtgctgtggagtaatgtctggctatgtgagactagcatctaacgttagctactccgctgtgctgtggagtaatgtctggctatgtgagactagcatctaccgttagctactccgctgtgctgtggagtaatgtctggctatgtgagactagcatctaccgttagctactccgctgtgctgtggagtaatgtttggctatgtgagaaaatcgtctagcaacattgttgtgaatgctgcggtctcagcctggcaacccccgtgaacttcgagtctgggcaggagggggcgggggaaacgactctccagtattttgaattggtagtgcagtaactattttaactgctagctgccagtattacatacaatattacatattgcacctttaaggacTCACATACACATCCATTTGGCCGGCGTCCCTGCAGCCCTATGCTGCAGCCAAGAAACCGGAGGAAACATATTGAAACGTAGAAATAGTTAACCGATTAAAGCCAGTTTGTATTAAATGCTGAGGCTCTTACTACCAGTTAtgagtaaactattttatttttcattttttatttcacttttatatcatttttgtatacatttatatttatggaaTTTTGATGGGGGCGGCTCCCCAGCGCCCTCTATTGCCACTGCCCAGCAAACATTTGGACGTTTAATCACCGTTGAAAAGACGTCCGTCCGAGACGTCCCGTCATGGTTGAAAAATAGTTCCAAAATGAAAGTTGAACCGACGTCTTTGACGTCACTTGGCCGTGAATTCCACGTCTTTTCTGGCCGTGAATTCCACGTCTTTTCTGCCCGTCCCTGGACTCCAGAATTAGTCTTCTTCTGGATGTTTATAAGGTGTGTTTCTGCATAAGTGTAAGCTATAAGCCTGCATATTAAACAATCATACACCCATTGTGTTAAATCGTGAACGGCGATCTTGACGTTTACACATCTAAACTTGACAAAGGTTATAAAAAGGTCCAAAATCGGTCGAGTCATACCTGAACGTCTATAACACGTTATAATCACGTGTAGATCAAACAACACTTTACTTATACATTTAAgttcttaatataattaattgcatctgaatatagggttaaggtttgttgcatgtaattatgcataatttatagttattacagtaactacatgtaacaaggacactgtaaaataaactgttcttattttcattttagtagttCATTACAAATGATCATAAAGATAACGGGATGAACTACAAAGCCACAAAAttccaaatcacatttatttattttacggtttatacaatacagattcacccgggaaacaggaaaaacgtgttcattacaaaacaaattcagttttaGCTCAATTCCGTTAATTTAGTTCAGTTCAATAACACTCACAACAGTCACAAATATCTCCCTTTGTGTAGCAACTTTTTGCAACATCATTTCCACCAGGAAAGTTATTTGTTATAACCCCACACTCTTCCTGGAGCATGTTTCAAGTGTTCCACCATAGCCGCATCAATTTCTGATTCAGTTGAATTTGGGCTCCACCTCTTCACAGCATCTGAGGGAAgagaatattacaataataaacaaaacaaatagtaggaaaaaaattacattgaattATTGTCGAAATGTTTTTATGGTCctataactaaataaaaaaaaaaaaatgaaacaagattttgcaccagtttcatgaatgaaactgagttagaaaaagctaaaatcaatatatatatCCCTAACCCattctatgaaaaaaaatgtaggattacttcaccttagaaaaaataaccaaataaggtaaaaaaaaaaatcacgattaacagtacagtgcagcgtagcaattgcatgcaatgttaaaacatacactttcacacctttgactgtaacattaaacatacttAATACTATGGTATACCGTTGTATAAGTTCAAATTAACTTTTAGCCTACTAacgtttgctagctagctaattttagCCAAACTCAGTACATTTCAGTTGACAATGTGGGCATCATTTCTTTCGGTTCATTCATGTCAAACAAGTAAAACTCAAGCACGTTAATCtaattttacaaaatgtacttacccaacagtagatttttaataatattatcgaTACAACTCAATTCCTCCTCTCTTCGTGGTTGTTCAACGTTCAAGTTACTGGCTCCGGAGTCTATGGGGAGAACGCGTTAACATCTCGCGAGATAATCTATCCTATCGCGGGATTTTGTTACTACATCTTGGCAGCAGTTTCCATGTCAATGGCAATTACatgttatatatgtcaatgattacATCCAACTCCGACATAAATGGTGACcggatatatttatgttttacatgtatgcatacattcatttaaaaacaaaaaacaaagaatacaTCAGGTACAACAGGTTGAAATAATGACTAAAATGCAGTGGCTTTGCAATCACTTAACCACACTGGGCactgtgtaattataatttatttaaacaacataaagtaaatgtactttgtatacaaatcgtgtttctttttctcttttgcttGACTAGACGTGTAAAAGACGTCAGTGGACGACTATCCACAGCCTTGACTATAGACGTGTAAAGGACGTCAGTGGACGTCTTCACAACCTTTTAAAAACTTGgcgaattaaattaattattgcagTATTAACCATGCAAGGGTTTAGCGCAGCTTTATCACAATTGATTTCATAGAGGGGCATGATGGACTATAAATGCACGTGTAAAGGACGTCACTTAGTGGACGTCCACTTTTCACAACATGGTATATGTTGAAGTACACGtagctaaaagaaaaaaataacaattatacATGCAACCTCACAGAACTGTTGACATGTTCAAATGTATCTGAATGCATTTTTAGGAAATGTTCTGTGTAACATCTTTTTACCGATTTATGCCGTCCTACGCGACTATTTTTGGCCAGGGACACAACGTTGCCGTCGGACCAATGTTTGCTGGGTGGTGGCAGCCCCGTTCTCCACACTGCCAGGATCTGACAGAGGATGAATCCCATAATTTCCCTTTTACTTGTTTTGCCAGAAAACAGTCACATTTAAGTACAATGGCCTTAGCAACCTAAGAAAACCAGCTTTTATTGTCCAGTAGACCTATTCCTTTAAAATGCCTCGTCATGTGGAAGACAGACAGCCGGCCCCTTTGCTGGTTTGATCCCTCCCGCGCCAAACCGGAGCAGAGTCTGGATGATGGCACCACAACTACACTTCCCAAAACCTCACACAGTCATCTCAGAGTTGATCAACTGTTGACATCGCTGTCTGGTAAGTTCACGTTATTAATGTTTTATCACAATTTCGGCTAGGTAGCAGATCGATTCACTGTCAAATAAGCAGCTACCGTAAACTATAAACTGCTgcattttcttcttctactgatGGCTTAATGTAACTTAATCAAGCTGTTGTAGTCTATCTACCACTTTAGACACTTTAATCGAAGATTCTTTAGTCTTAAGGGCTGAAAAGTTTTGACATCACAGCGCAGGCGCGTTACGTATCGGCTCATCCCTATGCTCATTCCTGTATAACGTAATGATGGAAGTTCATTGACCCTCCGTCATATCAATACTGAACTACTTTACTATTACAACTGTTTCCTCTTCTCTATTCTTCCgttttccctctgcttcttctcCTTAATagttttgttattatttgcACCCATGTTCCCTACGCAGTGAAGCTGGTAGCTATAGCTACATGTTTATGATTTGTACCTGTATGGAAAGCAAAATGgcccaaattttttttttcatgtccaTTCTTTAAAAGGTGTTTTTACCTAGCTAAATtatgaaataatatatattatagaataataccaacaaaaacaacacattttgtaTGACCTCATTTAGCTTTGCAGAACGTTTTGTCTATGTGTGCCCATGCAGATTTGATGAGATTTCACTTAAAGAGGAACTACACTACtacacacaaaatattttttttataattgcaTATATTCTTGTCGGTAACACAAGAGATTTTTTCTCTCAAAAATATTAGCTTTTCTCCAGAAATGGCAGAGACAGATATGTCAAGCTATCGGCATGGCAATGAcacatgtttttgtgacatttgtgtTCTTGTGGTTTTTAAGATGAAAGAAAAGGTGCAGAAAGATCTTTTTGGGATGGGATCTATAAACAGATGTGCATTTTTCAGTCAATCCCTCCATTTCCCAGGGATCACTTAGTTATAAATAAGGATATAACTTATTTTCTGTAAGAACAGATGCTCTTGATCTGTTCAAGTATGGTTGCTGTTGATAATTCCTGCCTACGTTTGCTTTTCTTAAATTACAGTTGCCACTGCTGCCGCTATAAATGCATCATATCCTGCACACTGGAAGAGTTTTACTCAGAAACACCTACCAGACAGTGAGTGTTTGAAACagccaaaataaaaattgcTTGTATAAAATGACTATAGGTTATATTGCTTCAGTTGTCAACCAGCTTTAAGCTAACAAGGCAagcatttgtttaattttagtatttaaacatatttttctattttcccTTTACAGGCCTGGCACAAGTGTTGCTCTAGCTTTGCCAAGATGATGCGTGCAGTGTGTGTTGACGTACCAGGAGGACCAGAGAATTTGCTGCTGCGAACTGTCTCGAGACCTCAGCCCAAAGGTGGAGAAGTCCTGATTAAAGTTCATGCAACTGCCCTCAACAGGGCGGACTTACTGCAGGTATAATGCAATTCTTACAAAGCATAAGATTACTACAGTCTCTGTGCTTAACATATCTATTGTCCTGCTAAATGTGGTTATTTAACTTCATGTGAcgacatttttatattttgaaacaATTACAATTAAGTCAAGTGCAATCCTATTTTTCTGTTTCCACAGAGGCGAGGACTGTACCCTCCTCCTCCAGGTGAGAGTGACATTATAGGCCTGGAGGTGGCTGGCACTGTGGATACTCTGGGCCCAGGGGTGAAAGGAGGTTGGAGGCCAGATGACAGGGTCATGGCCTTGCTCTCTGGAGGAGGATATGCAGAATATGTTTCTGTGCCCGAGGAGCTTCTCATGCCCGTTCCCCCTAATCTCACTCTCTGCCAGGCTGCTGCGATCCCAGAGGCCTGGCTCACTGCTTTTCAGCTACTGGTTTTCATAGGTACAAAAATATGCCATCTcactgactatgtttacatgcacataatattctatTTTTTgaccttattccgaaaaagacgatgaagctgtttacatggctaatgagagtgaatattccactaatattcccatttacatgtagccgtgcaaaatacgatcgttttcaaagtttaccaaCGGTGgcagacttgttggaccgtgcgaacacagcgtccctctttcactccttcaaccagcttctcgAAAAGGTCAACGTATCTATGTGTGCACATATCCAAAaactgttgatatccaagtctttgataatatttaaaagtagctgtgtttctcctttttgggtctgcagccttgcaaaccgTTGGCTGGttgatttgtgtacagcaaccatagcaacacacagagctgaccataagccgtaaacaggcaagaggccgtaaaccccgattgagacgcatattccaaaTGCGCTGTAtgcatgtccaaagaatgcctctaaaacccgaataacacatcttaatctgaaaatgctatattctgaaaaaggccttattcggaatatccaaccggaatatgctgtttagatgacctgtatcaaattcagaatattgtcatattcaaaataatagtggaatattggtgtgcatgtaaacgtactcatCTGGTTAACTTAAAACTAATGCAATACATTATCTGAAACTACAAGTTTATCCAAACAATTAAAGATGGTAAAGTATTATTTTCTATTAGTTACCACTTCACTTTATACAACCTTTTCCCTGCCTGTTCCCTCTCTATAATTAACAAGGGgggaaatattaaatatattaaattctTGTTGCCACCTGTCTTCTCTGCCACAGCTCAGGTGAAGGAGGGTGAAGTAGTTCTGGCTCATGCTGGAGCCAGCGGAGTGGGAACAGCTGCTGTTCAGCTGGTTCGTCTGTTTGGTGCCGTGCCCGTCGTTACTGCAGGGAGCCCAGAAAAACTCAAGATGGCTGAGGCTCTGGGAGCAGCAGCTGGGTTTAATTACAAAGAAGAGAGCTTTGCACAGGGAGTGCATGACTTTACAGGAGGTGAATTGTGTAGCTGTGTAGACGGTTCACTATGCTGCAGAAGACAGGGCTAATCTTCTGCTAAGCAttaattgtaatattttttttattgttcttaTTGCAGTGATCCCACACAATATGTCAGTGTTATACACTTTTCATTGGATTTTCTGTGCAGCTGTAACTAATAGTTCTTATTTTTGTTATGGAAATGTACACCAGAGAATATTTGGTGAACAAAGACATGTTTAAAaagttggaataaaaaaatagaatagaGATGGCTACATGTCTAAGCTTTAAgtgattattatatatttttcttactgtcaacaaatcccatgaaacgcctaaaaccaacaatgtgttagttTATCTCTAAATACTTGTAACTTCCCTACTGCCACTGTGCCAAAgtcacaaatatatagtttaatttattttttttaaaagctaagTAGTTccctaaaacagctgggcaaACAGGAAGAAATTGTGAATTTGTTgtggactattttcagctgtggattaatacacatttggtgcttgAGTATTACCTGCAGAAGGACTGTATTTGGGAATGAGTCAAAATAAACAGCACCAGAGTTCATAATGAAGGAACATTTCGTCCAATATACATCATTATGTGGCTCATTTATGTGTATTCAGTAGTTCTTGAACAACAATGGAGCACTAGGGTAAAGAGGAATAAAATATATCAGACTTTGACTACACAGATACTACTTACTGTTAaagatcaattcattgttggttttgttctTTTCAATAGTCTGACAGTAAGGAAAATACAAATTACCACCAGACATAAAAGGTATACAGAACTCTTGATTATGTTTCAAATAATTAATGTAACATATGGGTATATCACTGAtgagaattaaaataaaaccaaattaaGAGTCAGAGTTAAGAGTCAAATGCAGATTAAATATTCTGCACAACTCAGTTGTGTCACTAATTACTGGGTTTTTTTCACAGGCAAGGGAGCAAACGTCATCCTTGACTGCATTGGTGGGTGTAACTGGGAGCAAAATGTG
It contains:
- the tp53i3 gene encoding quinone oxidoreductase PIG3; the encoded protein is MHHILHTGRVLLRNTYQTAWHKCCSSFAKMMRAVCVDVPGGPENLLLRTVSRPQPKGGEVLIKVHATALNRADLLQRRGLYPPPPGESDIIGLEVAGTVDTLGPGVKGGWRPDDRVMALLSGGGYAEYVSVPEELLMPVPPNLTLCQAAAIPEAWLTAFQLLVFIAQVKEGEVVLAHAGASGVGTAAVQLVRLFGAVPVVTAGSPEKLKMAEALGAAAGFNYKEESFAQGVHDFTGGKGANVILDCIGGCNWEQNVSSLATDGRWVLYGTMGGRAVEGDLLGKLLSKRGHLLCSLLRSRSLQYKADLVKAFSHRVLPCFSEQPASLKPVIDSTFNLEDIAEAHRHMEANKNTGKIVINVIPQNQDTQ
- the LOC114546713 gene encoding factor of DNA methylation 3-like, producing the protein MDQSFRRASVLQRDLKVLNQKEDRDLQHKLNMLDKQYRYTRKLLQQRRELLINKQRRVVMVKVVEPKATVSIAMKEIEEHKFQTSDGRRSYSSTSQYPNKGREPEEQSRSTSVPPQSVKPTSPVRRRGYIQSSVSLMQMKNIATIDSISEKELARQQQKAQEEMERLRQFQKETLHKRVAAFIEMLKDKGNMEIHVKPP